One Vairimorpha necatrix chromosome 7, complete sequence DNA segment encodes these proteins:
- a CDS encoding T-cell immunomodulatory protein-like, translating into MDIETMTVLIRNFILLGYGDMFNERKYDMIGTTNDQKTLVIHSYSFDYNKYEEVFKRKFDLPIYSCTPGNFTGNGRTSLFVTFVDNDVFINKLIEFTIEKHTILKSQIIGEEESAYPPMSITDYETTMPAIVIADKEGNVKIVKYDINKKTMVSYVIIDSDGILYENHPYSFVDLDGDLKAELVTVTVENDKKFLNVYKYESNGYRKNFTFDLPEGELGPIVFGDFTNKGVNSMLFINVSKNNEYFINLYINNLDRYPIEHYKKNIYSVDCVTSTTNPFRIFTDSSSTHIKTSFNDLSPGLFPVLKLHLSGFDESKKIPGGIFTTDIDNDGNIEFFVTVQNENARTSVLPLRLNKNMDKFLILGGTNLKEIENVKSFSTIDYDNRGKENIIINRERDGSNIVEGYNNKFNDDNMKLSLTATLKNNTNIPYGMGLPGTTYLLLANHGQYLFYSSNSGSGPHLNLVSQTALIGLGDSIYMIDSLRFGIASISNDYKGIYVISTNIIQNLDLIISAGAEGNYKVEAFFKIVKYFMKIVYVVLIAGMANVAVWAIISYNQNKRIKLARTKDSMHPLFRSL; encoded by the coding sequence ATGGATATTGAAACAATGACCGTTTTAATTAgaaactttattttattgGGATATGGAGATATGTTTAATGAAAGGAAATATGATATGATAGGGACAACAAATGACCAAAAAACTCTTGTTATTCATTCTTATAGTTTTGactataataaatatgaagaagTATTTAAACGAAAATTTGATCTTCCAATTTATTCGTGTACACCAGGAAATTTTACTGGAAATGGGAGAACAAGCCTTTTTGTAACATTTGTTGACAatgatgtttttataaataaattgatAGAATTTACTATTGAAAAGCACACAATTCTAAAAAGTCAAATTATTGGTGAAGAGGAATCGGCTTATCCACCAATGTCCATTACAGACTACGAAACCACCATGCCGGCCATTGTAATAGCTGATAAAGAGGGGAATGTCAAAATAGTAAAGTAtgatataaataagaaaacaATGGTAAGTTATGTCATCATCGACTCTGATGgaattttatatgaaaatcATCCGTATTCTTTTGTAGATCTAGACGGAGATTTGAAGGCCGAGTTGGTTACCGTCACAGTTGAAaacgataaaaaatttctcaaTGTCTACAAATACGAATCTAATGGATACAGAAAAAACTTCACATTTGATTTGCCAGAAGGCGAACTCGGACCAATAGTATTTGGCGATTTTACCAATAAAGGAGTAAACAGCATGTTGTTCATCAACgtatctaaaaataatgaatatttcattaattTATACATCAATAATCTTGACAGATACCCGATAGAAcactacaaaaaaaatatttattctgTAGACTGCGTCACATCCACTACAAATCCCTTTAGAATATTCACAGATTCATCAAGCACGCACATAAAAACGTCATTTAACGACTTGAGCCCTGGACTTTTCCCTGTACTTAAACTCCATTTGTCTGGATTTGAtgaatctaaaaaaatccCAGGTGGGATTTTTACAACTGACATTGATAATGACGGAAATATCGAATTCTTTGTGACTGTACAAAATGAAAATGCGCGCACTTCAGTTCTTCCGTTGAGACTGAACAAAAATATGGacaaatttttgattttaggcggcacaaatttaaaagagaTCGAGAATGttaaatctttttctaCGATTGATTACGACAACAGAGGCaaggaaaatataataattaacaGAGAAAGAGATGGCAGTAATATTGTAGAAGGTTATAATAACAAGTTTAATGATGACAATATGAAACTGAGTCTCACGGCTACgctaaaaaacaatactAATATTCCCTATGGGATGGGTCTCCCTGGTACAACCTATTTGTTACTTGCAAATCATGGCCagtatttgttttattcgTCAAATAGTGGCTCGGGACCTCACCTAAATTTAGTGTCTCAGACAGCTCTAATTGGACTAGGAGATTCGATTTATATGATAGACAGTCTAAGATTCGGTATAGCAAGTATTAGTAATGATTATAAAGGAATTTATGTAATCTCTACAAATATCATACaaaatttagatttaattatttcGGCCGGTGCAGAAGGAAATTACAAAGTTGAAgccttttttaaaatcgtcaaatattttatgaaaattgtTTATGTCGTCCTAATTGCAGGTATGGCCAACGTTGCAGTTTGGGCAATAATTtcatataatcaaaacAAGAGAATTAAATTAGCTAGGACTAAAGACAGTATGCATCCATTATTTAGATcgttataa
- a CDS encoding proteasome subunit PSB1 (PSB1), giving the protein MVAYDNKNNEGFSPNLPEMTGTTIMAVKYADGILIGADCRTSMGTYVSSRFTDKLTKISDNIYCCRSGSAADTQAITQYITELVQRSSFIDKEIPSVKKAAMAAKDIIYRYPNMLAGLIIAGYDTEPSIFNISLGGTMTEAEWQIGGSGSAYIYGLCDTTFKPNMNLEEAIEFVKLAVTCAIKRDNASGGCIRMASITREGVQRFFYSGDKILNST; this is encoded by the coding sequence ATGGTCGCCTATGACAATAAAAACAACGAGGGCTTCTCGCCTAATCTGCCTGAAATGACTGGTACTACAATTATGGCTGTAAAATATGCAGATGGCATTCTTATAGGAGCCGACTGTAGAACTTCCATGGGCACTTATGTGTCCAGTAGATTCACTGACAAGTTGACTAAAATATCAGACAACATTTATTGTTGTAGATCGGGTAGTGCCGCAGATACCCAGGCCATTACTCAATACATTACTGAATTAGTACAAAGAAGCTCATTTATTGACAAAGAGATTCCTTCTGTAAAGAAGGCAGCCATGGCTGCCAAAGATATCATTTATAGATACCCTAACATGCTGGCCGGTCTAATAATAGCGGGATACGACACTGAGCCGAGTATCTTCAATATTTCCTTGGGCGGGACGATGACCGAAGCAGAGTGGCAAATTGGAGGCTCAGGCTCCGCCTACATTTACGGGCTCTGTGACACAACATTTAAACCAAATATGAATTTAGAAGAAGCTATagaatttgtaaaattggCAGTAACTTGTGCTATAAAAAGAGACAATGCTTCTGGTGGGTGCATAAGAATGGCTTCTATTACGAGAGAAGGAGTacaaagatttttttattctggagataaaatattaaacagtacataa
- a CDS encoding phospholipid phosphatase, protein MKIDKMMLSIGIISFFLIILSLNVNPRYRKHSLKDKGISKKHKNENTIDIVPLSFISVTIPLTLFFRIFRSLELELDQEILSYVSFLSCQLFITAIVENLKNLCGRLRPDFLARCRPVENICTGFGKTIKDGRKSFPSGHSATSAGGFFYAVFFINSHTTNHSNTLISQNKIVKKFVTFIFILIPFIVGFTRYFDNRHHITDILAGLTIGLISSRIFYKYSEISLIDLEK, encoded by the coding sequence atgaaaatagaCAAAATGATGTTGTCTATTGgtattatatctttttttctgataattttatctttaaatgTAAATCCTCGCTATAGAAAACATTCTCTTAAAGATAAAggtatttcaaaaaaacataaaaatgaaaataccATAGACATAGTGCcattatcttttatatctGTGACAATCCCTCTAACACTTTTTTTCAGAATATTTCGTAGTCTAGAATTAGAATTAGATcaagaaatattatcttATGTAAGTTTTCTATCTTGTCAACTTTTTATCACTGCTATtgtagaaaatttaaaaaatttgtgcGGCCGCCTACGGCCTGATTTCCTTGCTAGATGTCGACCCGTGGAAAATATTTGCACTGGATTTggaaaaacaattaaagaTGGACGGAAAAGCTTTCCTTCTGGGCATTCTGCTACGTCGGCCGGCGGATTTTTTTACgctgttttttttattaattcacATACAACAAATCATAGCAATACATTGATTtctcaaaataaaattgtaaaaaagtTTGTTACTTTCATTTTCATCTTAATTCCATTTATTGTCGGATTTACAAgatattttgataatagACACCATATAACAGATATTTTAGCCGGTCTTACTATTGGTTTAATATCTAGCcgaatattttacaaatattcTGAAATAAGTCTAAtagatttagaaaaataa
- a CDS encoding serine/threonine-protein phosphatase produces MNYQNIFDNLKNGKLPDADELHLILDTVSKILIKESNVLEIDCPLTVVGDLHGQYYDYLKILDLFDLPSDENKYIFLGDYVDRGLNSVELFLSVLLLKIIYKDLVILLRGNHETKGMAINYTFRQECRLKYDETIFLRFCEIFTFLPVCAIVNAKYFCIHGGIIPDLNVESLKKQDRFEELPNFHDVYWSDPDDYTKKYEESPRGAGFLFGESVTRKFLEENNFECIIRSHQLVETGFDSKFGGKVLTVWSAPNYVYSHGNGASVLCIKDDKIIPKYFEKADPQFLEDETYKYFNEILPDQ; encoded by the coding sequence ATGAATTATCAGAATATTTTcgataatttaaaaaatggcaAACTGCCAGATGCAGACGAATTACACTTAATTCTAGACACAGTTTCGAAAATATTGATCAAAGAATCAAATGTACTAGAAATAGATTGTCCTTTGACAGTTGTAGGAGATTTACATGGTCAATATTATgattatttgaaaatattagatttatttgaCTTACCTTCagatgaaaataaatacatttttttaggcGATTATGTGGATAGAGGATTAAATTCTGTAGAGTTATTTTTGTCagttttacttttaaaaataatttataaagatttagttattttattaagagGAAATCATGAGACAAAAGGAATGGCGATAAATTATACATTTAGACAAGAGTGTAGACTGAAATATGACGAgactatatttttaagattttgCGAAATTTTCACTTTTTTGCCTGTTTGTGCGATTGTAAATGCGaagtatttttgtattCATGGCGGAATTATCCCCGATTTGAATGTTGAATCTTTAAAGAAACAAGATAGATTTGAAGAACTGCCTAATTTTCATGATGTTTATTGGAGTGACCCTGACGATTATACGAAGAAATATGAAGAAAGTCCAAGGGGCGCAGGGTTTCTTTTTGGAGAATCTGTTACGAGGAAATTTctagaagaaaataattttgagTGCATTATCAGATCTCATCAACTTGTCGAGACAGGATTTGATTCCAAGTTCGGGGGTAAAGTCTTGACAGTTTGGTCTGCTCcaaattatgtttattcTCATGGAAATGGCGCTTCTGTTTTGTGTATCAaagatgataaaattattccCAAATATTTTGAGAAGGCAGATCCTCAATTTTTAGAGGACGAgacttataaatattttaatgagATTTTACCCGatcaataa
- a CDS encoding histone acetlytransferase GCN5, producing the protein MDFFQDTEIENKKRIKELLLHENFNNGNMKLMFLSNSDNFVHTDLLIKLKSLFQRQLSKMPREYILRQIFDYKHINLLILNNSNVVIAGICYRPFYSRNFFEIVFCAVDLNYQVKGIGSFMMDILKEHVKNEMYNFKNTEQYKFKNQILTSLDFFNKKYENISGNIYFITYADNFAIGYFKKQGFRQNLTFDNWIGFIKDYEGGTIMECNIFWEINYTQKFDILENLRKNFISKIKSTTDIFTVHKNDKPIKELTDIPGIKPEMINNKDIRNKQNCLDGFIQLLMNILKNDPNSWPFLEPVSAKDVPEYYEVIKSPMDLSRIKDKFYKKFYSSLDIFISDVHLMLNNCFKFNGRDTQYYKCAQALFEKFEDKLKFYDELINFWNLKNNKGLQM; encoded by the coding sequence ATGGATTTTTTCCAAGACACtgaaattgaaaataaaaaacgaatCAAAGAACTTTTACTtcatgaaaattttaataatggaaatatgaaattaatGTTTCTTTCAAATTCAGATAATTTTGTACACACAgatttattgataaaacTAAAATCATTATTTCAAAGACAACTTTCTAAAATGCCAAGAGAATACATTCTTAGAcaaatttttgattataaacatattaatcttttaatattaaataattcaaATGTTGTTATTGCAGGTATTTGTTACAGGCCTTTTTATtctagaaatttttttgagatAGTTTTTTGTGCAGTAGATTTAAACTATCAAGTAAAAGGAATAGGAAGTTTTATGAtggatattttaaaagaacatgtaaaaaatgaaatgtaCAATTTTAAGAATACAGAAcaatacaaatttaaaaatcaaattttgaCCAGTCtggatttttttaataaaaaatatgaaaatatttctggaaatatttattttataacttaCGCTGATAATTTCGCAATCGGGTATTTCAAAAAGCAAGGTTTTAGACAGAACTTGACCTTTGATAATTGGATTGgttttattaaagattATGAAGGCGGGACAATTATGGaatgtaatattttttggGAAATTAATTACACACAAAAATTTGAcatattagaaaatttaagaaaaaattttatttctaaaataaaaagtacAACAGACATTTTTACTgttcataaaaatgataaaccTATAAAAGAACTTACAGATATACCAGGTATTAAACCAgaaatgataaataataaagatattagaaacaaacaaaattgTCTAGATGGATTTATTCAATTAttaatgaatattttaaaaaatgatccAAATTCGTGGCCCTTTTTAGAACCAGTGAGTGCAAAAGATGTTCCAGAATATTATGAGGTTATAAAATCACCAATGGATTTGTCTCGTATAAAAgacaaattttataaaaaattttattcaagtcttgatatttttatttctgatGTTCATCTTATGTTAAACAATTGTTTTAAGTTTAACGGTAGAGATACTCAATATTACAAATGCGCACAAGCCTTATTCGAGAAATTTgaagataaattaaaattttatgatgaattaataaacttctggaatctaaaaaacaataaaggcttacaaatgtaa
- a CDS encoding major facilitator superfamily domain-containing protein 1, whose protein sequence is MEDKFKILFLCSFILLSFSYVYDMPATLNEFVEYGSGNKAEKLAMLYSVYALPNIIIPLLFRYVCALELSIFSRILCFLVLVGQIIYSVGVYKLNYKTMLIGRFVYGLGSESFSILINRLLSKEFKEKGLAFTLGLVSSITRFGSILNFLTSPLLAERTHRTFPCIIGVFMTTGSLASCFILNKILNSQNLPFSLLVESKGQATKPLKTVNFENEFNPHKDEVNEIEKKENLLINQKPNSNNSEIFYKVDFNQSPFTPWESVNRDYIVELSEELSKFEPKKLTTDEETIFYEPSLAKSEGFHSTFYLLAALSFIIALIWAPFYSLAPIFFNSKYNINSIESGHLLSIIEVCGIFLTPFVGFMVDKYGKNIYIVFLGCLMLLMAHVSFTLQFFSPYFIVGVLGIAGPLVGCYWPCIPVLVSEKSLTNGFAVIFSLLNLAFTISPFIMGLIMSKTKNYEYVELFIIANSIGAMAITGLLIHLNIRFKLGLNRKNKK, encoded by the coding sequence atggaagataaatttaaaatcctTTTCCTTTgtagttttattttattgagTTTTTCGTATGTTTACGACATGCCTGCCACATTAAATGAGTTCGTAGAATACGGCAGTGGGAACAAAGCGGAGAAACTTGCCATGTTGTATTCTGTGTATGCCTTGCCTAATATAATCATACCCTTACTGTTTAGATATGTTTGTGCATTAGAACTATCTATATTTTCCAGAATATTATGTTTTCTGGTACTAGTAGgacaaattatttattctgTGGGTGTCTATAAATTGAATTACAAAACTATGCTAATAGGCAGATTCGTCTACGGATTGGGAAGTGAAAGCTTCTCTATTTTGATAAATCGACTTTTAtctaaagaatttaaagaaaagggCTTGGCTTTCACTTTGGGCCTAGTTTCAAGTATTACAAGATTCGGGtcaattttgaattttttgacTTCTCCTCTTCTCGCGGAAAGAACACATAGAACTTTCCCTTGTATTATCGGAGTATTTATGACAACAGGTAGTCTAGCATCATGCTTTATACTTAATAAGATCTTAAATTCGCAAAATTTACCATTTTCTTTGCTAGTTGAAAGCAAAGGCCAAGCTACAAAGCCACTAAAAACAGtcaattttgaaaatgaatttaatcCACACAAAGATGAAGTAAATGAAATcgagaagaaagaaaatttattgattaaTCAGAAACCCAACTCCAATAATTCAGAAATATTCTATAAAGTAGACTTTAATCAGTCACCGTTTACTCCATGGGAATCTGTAAATCGCGATTATATCGTCGAATTATCAGAAGAGCTTTCAAAATTTGAGCCTAAGAAACTTACAACGGACGAAGAGACGATTTTTTATGAACCGTCTTTGGCAAAATCAGAAGGATTTCATtctacattttatttactaGCTGCTctatcttttataatagCCTTGATCTGGGCTCCTTTTTACTCTTTAGCTcccatattttttaactcaaaatataatattaactCTATCGAATCAGGCCACTTATTGTCAATTATCGAAGTCTGCGGAATATTTCTGACGCCATTTGTTGGCTTTATGGTTGACAAATAcggaaaaaatatttatattgtttttttaggTTGTTTGATGCTACTAATGGCCCATGTTTCATTTactttacaatttttttcgCCATATTTTATAGTGGGGGTTTTGGGCATCGCAGGGCCACTGGTCGGCTGCTACTGGCCTTGTATCCCTGTTTTAGTATCAGAAAAAAGTTTGACTAACGGATTTGCAGTCATTTTCAGTCTGTTAAATTTGGCTTTTACTATCTCTCCTTTTATAATGGGATTAATAATGTCAAAGACTAAAAATTATGAGTATGTAgaattgtttattatagCCAATTCTATTGGTGCGATGGCCATAACTGGTTTATTAattcatttaaatattagatttaaattAGGACTTAAtcgtaaaaataaaaaataa
- a CDS encoding glutamine-tRNA ligase (QARS1) produces the protein MFNVEELLAKLNIDKNKQENILKKEQLKRNLELLYTNYDIDNKLLYTLACTAPKKIDLLLIGKLIFENTITNESTLRAILKLVSKNEKMNFLEIKNFIKKNTKSKEEVKNLIKNTCKSGLTRKEVLIKLKNDLPFEDSKEVMDEVNKFAFDESTKQKKSKDWLEEGEISLLHKPGENPQINEKIMKEHLERTFGKVVTRFPPEPNGILHIGHAKAINLDFGYAEKYNGICYLRFDDTNPRNEEDFYFDSILEDVKWLGFTPYQITSSSKYFEKMIEFAEKLILKNKAYICDLSNEEVKRRRRLLSESFENDSKKNIEELSLILSPHRNRPISENLKIFKEMIDKKYKEGDYTLRFKMNLSSKNPLMFDLVGMRIIDSDHVVTKDKYNLYPSYEFALCVSDSLEDVTHSFCTREFFTRQESYNWLLDELELYKPVQWEFSRLNISNTVLSKRKIVPLEKYGIKLDDPRLYTIKGMRRRGIPAQAINNFVRSLGLTYSETIIDNKMFESFIRDELNRTSRRVMCVTDPIKVNIRNITEKKIKTNDEKNSEIIFKPFIYIEKSDFKMEADSDFLRFTPSQPVGLHLVGNIKFVKFENEMIIAEMTEEKCQKYIHWVPCDSKKVELRIYDQLFKSYNPEEENYLENLNLDSKKVIHGYCDSRIEGCQIEDKFQFQRIGYFCVDPDSTSDNIVLNKTISLK, from the coding sequence ATGTTCAACGTCGAAGAATTACTGGCAAAACTTAATATtgacaaaaataaacaagaaaatattctaaaaaaagaacaattaaaaagaaatctagaacttttatatacaaattaTGATATTGATAATAAACTTCTCTATACTCTGGCTTGTACTGctccaaaaaaaatagatttattaCTTATAggaaaattaatatttgaaaacaCAATAACAAACGAATCGACACTCCGCGCGATTCTAAAACTGGTCagtaaaaatgaaaaaatgaattttttagaaataaaaaattttatcaaaaaaaatacaaaatcaaAAGAAGAAGTAAAAAATCTCATAAAAAACACTTGTAAATCAGGATTAACAAGAAAAGAAGTCCttataaaactaaaaaatgatttaccTTTTGAAGATTCTAAAGAAGTCATGGATGAAGTAAACAAATTTGCATTTGATGAATCAAcaaaacagaaaaaaagTAAAGACTGGCTTGAAGAAGGTGAAATTTCTCTTTTACACAAGCCAGGAGAAAATCCacaaataaatgaaaaaattatgaaagaACACCTAGAAAGAACTTTTGGTAAAGTTGTTACACGATTTCCACCAGAACCAAATGGCATATTGCACATTGGCCATGCAAAGGCTATTAATTTGGATTTTGGATACgctgaaaaatataatggaATTTGTTACTTAAGATTTGATGATACAAATCCAAGAAACGAAGAAGATTTCTATTTTGATTCGATTTTAGAAGATGTCAAGTGGCTTGGTTTTACGCCTTATCAAATTACGTCATctagtaaatattttgaaaaaatgataGAATTTGctgaaaaattaatattaaaaaataaagcgTATATTTGCGACTTATCAAATGAAGAAgtaaaaagaagaagacgATTACTTTCAGAATCTTTTGAAAAtgattctaaaaaaaatattgaagaaCTTTCTTTGATTCTCAGTCCCCATAGAAATAGACCCATTtctgaaaatttaaaaatttttaaagagatgattgataaaaaatataaagaaggAGATTACACGCTaagatttaaaatgaaTCTTAGTAGTAAAAATCCTTTAATGTTTGATTTAGTGGGTATGCGTATTATTGACAGTGATCATGTAGTCAcaaaagataaatataatttataccCGTCGTATGAATTCGCTTTATGTGTTTCTGACTCATTAGAAGATGTTACACATTCTTTCTGCACTAGAGAGTTTTTTACAAGACAAGAAAGTTATAATTGGCTTCTTGATGAATTAGAATTGTATAAACCAGTACAATGGGAATTTAGTAGATTAAATATTAGTAATACAGTTTTAAGTAAAAGGAAAATAGTGCCACTTGAGAAATATGGAATAAAACTCGACGACCCGCGACTTTATACGATCAAAGGAATGAGAAGACGAGGCATCCCTGCGCAGGCTATAAATAACTTCGTAAGGAGTCTCGGCTTGACATATTCTGAGACTATAATTgacaataaaatgtttgaGAGTTTTATTAGAGACGAATTAAATAGAACAAGTAGACGAGTCATGTGTGTAACTGACCCaataaaagtaaatataagaaatataacagaaaaaaagataaaaacaaatgacgaaaaaaatagcgaaataatatttaagcCTTTTATTTACATAGAGAAATCTGACTTTAAAATGGAGGCAGATTCAGATTTCTTAAGATTTACGCCCAGCCAGCCTGTTGGCCTTCATTTAGTCggaaatatcaaatttgtcaaatttgaaaatgaaATGATCATCGCTGAGATGACAGAAGaaaaatgtcaaaaatatattcacTGGGTTCCCTGTGATAGTAAAAAAGTCGAATTGCGAATTTATGATCAACTTTTCAAGTCTTATAATCCCGAGGAAGAAAATTATCTAGAAAATCTTAATCTTGACAGTAAGAAAGTTATTCATGGGTATTGTGACAGTAGAATTGAAGGATGTCAAATTGAAGATAAATTCCAATTCCAAAGAATAGGCTATTTTTGTGTTGATCCTGATTCTACGAGTGATAATATTGTATTGAACAAGACGAtaagtttaaaataa
- a CDS encoding ribosomal protein eL42: MVNLPKVRRTHCAHCNAHTVHKVSLYKKSKDSEIVSGARRYRLKQKTIGQTKPILKRKAKLTKKIMLKLECPKCKKIQQKVCKRAKHVVMGGEKKRKNEALEY, from the coding sequence ATGGTAAATCTCCCTAAAGTAAGAAGAACACACTGTGCTCATTGCAATGCGCACACTGTTCATAAAGTATCTCtttacaaaaaatcaaaGGATTCAGAAATAGTTTCTGGTGCTAGAAGATACAGACTAAAACAAAAGACCATTGGTCAAACCAAGCCCATTCTCAAGAGAAAAGCCAAGTTGACGAAGAAAATCATGTTAAAATTAGAGTGTCCTAAATGCAAGAAAATCCAGCAGAAAGTTTGTAAAAGAGCCAAGCATGTTGTGATGGGAGGAGAGAAGAAGCGTAAGAACGAAGCTTtagaatattaa
- a CDS encoding ubiquitin-conjugating enzyme E2 2 (UBC2), translated as MNSSAQKRLLKDYSAIKNNIDKTIFASPLDNNIFLWVAIILGPENTPFEDGTFNLVLIFDNTYPQNPPKVKFLSKMFHPNVYQNGELCLDMLKNRWSPSYDILGILISIQSLLNDPNIKSPANLEAADLYENDKLEYSKKVKETVIRSWVDTENIN; from the coding sequence ATGAATTCGTCGGCACAAAAAAGATTGCTAAAAGATTACAGTgctataaaaaacaacataGACAAAACTATCTTTGCCAGTCCTCTcgataataatattttcttatggGTGGCTATCATTCTGGGCCCAGAAAATACTCCATTTGAAGATGGGACATTTAATCTTGTACTAATTTTTGACAACACTTATCCACAAAATCCACCTAAAGTAAAATTCTTATCTAAAATGTTTCATCCAAATGTCTACCAAAATGGAGAATTGTGTCTCGATATGTTGAAAAATAGATGGTCCCCAAGTTACGACATATTGGgaatattaatttctatACAGTCTCTCTTAAACGATCCAAATATTAAATCGCCGGCAAATCTTGAAGCTGCAGATTTATACGAAAATGATAAACTTGAATATTCCAAGAAAGTAAAAGAAACAGTAATACGAAGTTGGGTCGATACAGAAAACATAAATTAA
- a CDS encoding MIP18 family protein, whose amino-acid sequence MNISPKVQLEEFQDRNDVILEDGIIQNVNEDTIFELIRDIKDPEHSYSLEQLCVVRKDLIKFYQLGDDKDISGPIECILIEFEPTIPHCSMAAIIGLTIKVLLDRFINGYYITVSILEGSHVNEKLLNKQLKDKDRIQAASENISLMEIIEECIDKIRNRLENIDKRKVK is encoded by the coding sequence ATGAACATTTCACCAAAAGTCCAACTTGAAGAATTTCAAGATAGAAATGATGTCATTCTCGAAGATGGCATCATTCAAAATGTCAATGAAGACACAATTTTCGAATTAATACGGGACATCAAAGATCCTGAGCACTCTTATTCTTTAGAGCAGTTGTGCGTCGTAAGAAAagatttgataaaattttatcaattggGCGATGACAAGGACATCAGTGGGCCCATAGAATGCATTTTGATAGAATTCGAGCCCACCATACCACATTGCTCTATGGCTGCTATAATAGGCCTGACTATAAAAGTCTTATTAgatagatttataaatggATATTATATTACAGTATCAATATTAGAAGGATCTCATGTCAATGAAAAGCTCTTAAATAAACAACTTAAAGATAAAGACCGAATACAAGCAGCATCTGAAAACATTTCATTAATGGAAATTATAGAAGAATGTATAGacaaaataagaaatagaCTTGAGAACATCGATAAGCGAAAAGTAAAATAG